A region of Bacillus solimangrovi DNA encodes the following proteins:
- the msrA gene encoding peptide-methionine (S)-S-oxide reductase MsrA, with product MKKTYLVLSGLIVAVLLFVSPIAFKYVFKRSIGSTPIAAQTEGVATFAGGCFWCMEPPFEKLDGVTEVISGYTGGKFENPSYNDVSSGKTDHIEAVQVHFDPDKVSYNQLLAVYWKQIDPTDEEGQFVDRGHQYTTAIFYHNEEQKKLAEQSKNTLEEAGIYSSKIVTRIEEAKTFYKAEDYHQDYYKKNPVRYKYYRSNSGRDQFLESVWSNQANPLEDKYSMKYTDQQLKEMLTPLQYKVTQEDGTERAFQNEYWDNKEEGIYVDIVSGEPLFSSTDKYVSGTGWPSFTKPLVQENIVEREDPGLFGVRTEVRSKGADSHLGHVFTDGPEPTGLRYCMNSAALKFIPKDRLVEQGYEQFAHLFDGKK from the coding sequence ATGAAAAAAACTTATTTAGTATTGAGTGGTTTAATAGTCGCAGTGTTACTCTTCGTATCTCCTATTGCATTTAAGTATGTGTTCAAACGTTCAATCGGCAGTACACCAATTGCAGCACAAACTGAAGGTGTAGCAACATTTGCAGGTGGTTGTTTTTGGTGTATGGAGCCCCCATTTGAAAAACTAGATGGTGTAACGGAAGTAATCTCTGGTTATACTGGCGGAAAATTCGAAAACCCATCATATAATGATGTTTCATCAGGAAAAACTGATCATATAGAGGCTGTTCAGGTTCATTTTGATCCGGATAAAGTAAGTTACAATCAATTGCTGGCTGTCTATTGGAAGCAAATTGACCCAACAGATGAAGAAGGACAGTTTGTTGATCGGGGTCATCAATATACAACTGCTATCTTTTATCATAACGAAGAACAGAAAAAATTAGCGGAGCAATCAAAGAATACGTTAGAAGAGGCTGGAATTTATTCAAGTAAGATTGTAACTAGAATTGAGGAAGCAAAAACATTCTATAAAGCTGAAGACTATCATCAAGATTACTACAAGAAAAATCCGGTACGTTACAAATATTATCGAAGTAATTCAGGTCGAGATCAGTTTTTAGAAAGTGTATGGAGTAATCAAGCTAACCCGCTTGAAGATAAATATTCAATGAAATACACAGATCAACAGTTGAAAGAAATGCTGACACCACTTCAATATAAAGTGACACAAGAAGATGGGACAGAGCGTGCTTTTCAAAATGAGTACTGGGATAATAAAGAGGAAGGCATATATGTCGATATAGTATCTGGTGAGCCACTATTTAGTTCAACAGATAAATACGTATCTGGTACAGGATGGCCAAGCTTTACAAAACCACTTGTACAAGAAAATATCGTTGAGCGTGAAGATCCAGGTTTGTTCGGTGTAAGGACAGAAGTTCGAAGCAAGGGTGCTGATTCACACTTAGGACATGTTTTCACCGATGGACCTGAACCAACAGGGTTGCGTTATTGTATGAATTCAGCAGCACTTAAATTTATACCAAAAGATAGACTAGTTGAGCAGGGATATGAACAATTCGCTCATTTATTTGATGGGAAAAAATAG
- a CDS encoding sterol desaturase family protein, which produces MKNDRLYRDYFFHFDILVMSTLFVGLIVGLVMMTFTQGFTWLLLVAIACGIVTFMFSEYITHRFLFHLKAPKNQFFLNLLKRLHYDHHAYPNDLKLLFLPLWYSIPNLGILALIFYFITNSVLGTVAFCVGLMFMFLVYEWKHYIAHRPIKPVTKLGVWVKKTHLLHHYKNENYWYGVSNPYVDILFGTLKDEKTVETSQTASDLENRA; this is translated from the coding sequence ATGAAGAATGATAGGTTGTATCGGGACTATTTTTTCCATTTTGACATTCTAGTCATGTCCACTTTATTTGTAGGATTAATTGTAGGTTTAGTAATGATGACATTTACTCAGGGGTTTACATGGTTATTGTTAGTTGCAATAGCATGTGGAATTGTGACTTTTATGTTTAGTGAGTATATAACTCACCGGTTTTTATTCCATTTAAAAGCTCCAAAAAACCAATTTTTCCTAAATTTATTAAAGCGCTTACATTATGATCATCATGCATATCCTAATGATTTGAAATTACTGTTTTTACCACTGTGGTATAGCATTCCTAACCTTGGTATACTAGCACTAATATTTTACTTCATCACAAATTCTGTATTAGGAACTGTAGCGTTTTGTGTAGGCTTAATGTTCATGTTCTTAGTCTATGAATGGAAACACTACATCGCTCATCGACCAATAAAACCAGTTACGAAATTAGGTGTTTGGGTGAAAAAGACACATTTATTACATCATTATAAAAATGAGAATTACTGGTATGGTGTTTCTAATCCATATGTTGACATTTTATTTGGCACATTAAAAGATGAAAAGACTGTTGAGACAAGTCAAACTGCTAGCGATTTAGAAAATCGTGCATAG
- a CDS encoding sensor histidine kinase, giving the protein MKSLSVKLSVLFLIFVILLESILFFFLYVGIVSEQIYTETEDLKVRGRSHSNVLEKNFDAVTIKHVALMETEAATVIVVTDENNSIIENSNPVVNSMQQIIDNNQKEFPHPEGEIVEARWRSEPYLATLSPIESNGEVLGYIYMFLPTDIIRSRVQNLTSQFMLGGLFAVILTMITVVFLSHSITQPLIRMKEATKKMSTGFHHIELDIERDDELGDLSRSIQKLSDDLERIKKDRNKFLSDISHELRTPLTYIKGYADILKRPNLTDSQHAEYVTILQEESIRVTTLVTDLFDLAKMDQNEFLIKKEKIELCTFLHEVAAKFRGIAKEKNVTLNVRCDHQIILFVDPQRFSQVLINLLDNAFKHSQGTSTVNVDVIKTGDEVEIYVSDEGQGIPSEELPLIWDRLYRVDKSRSRSTGGSGLGLTIAKEIVEQHGGTIRVESKLGIGTTFIISLKGVK; this is encoded by the coding sequence ATGAAATCTCTATCAGTAAAACTAAGTGTCTTATTTTTGATTTTCGTAATTCTTTTGGAATCTATCCTTTTTTTCTTTTTATATGTAGGGATTGTAAGTGAACAAATTTATACAGAGACTGAAGATTTAAAAGTACGTGGACGTAGTCATAGTAATGTTCTTGAAAAGAATTTTGATGCTGTGACAATAAAACATGTCGCGTTAATGGAGACAGAAGCTGCTACAGTTATTGTGGTTACTGATGAAAATAATAGCATTATCGAGAATTCCAATCCAGTGGTTAACTCAATGCAACAAATTATTGATAATAATCAAAAAGAGTTTCCTCATCCAGAAGGAGAAATCGTAGAAGCACGTTGGAGAAGTGAACCGTACCTTGCAACCCTCAGTCCAATTGAAAGTAACGGTGAAGTATTAGGATATATCTATATGTTCTTGCCTACTGATATCATTCGAAGTAGGGTTCAAAATCTAACATCTCAATTTATGTTAGGTGGTCTGTTTGCAGTAATTTTAACAATGATTACAGTTGTGTTTCTTTCTCATTCAATTACACAACCACTTATTAGAATGAAAGAAGCAACTAAGAAAATGAGCACAGGTTTTCATCACATCGAATTAGATATTGAGCGTGATGATGAATTAGGTGACCTATCTCGTTCAATCCAAAAGTTATCAGATGACCTGGAACGAATAAAAAAAGACCGAAATAAATTTCTTTCCGATATTTCACATGAATTACGAACGCCATTAACTTATATTAAAGGCTATGCAGATATTTTAAAAAGACCGAACTTAACAGATTCACAGCATGCGGAGTATGTCACAATATTACAAGAGGAATCTATTAGAGTCACAACTTTAGTAACTGATTTATTTGACCTTGCAAAAATGGATCAAAATGAATTTTTGATTAAAAAAGAGAAAATTGAGCTTTGTACATTTTTGCATGAAGTAGCAGCAAAGTTTAGAGGGATTGCCAAAGAAAAAAATGTAACATTAAATGTAAGATGTGATCATCAAATTATTTTATTTGTTGATCCACAACGATTTAGTCAAGTGCTAATTAACTTGTTAGACAATGCTTTCAAACATTCTCAAGGAACATCAACGGTTAACGTAGATGTAATAAAAACAGGTGATGAAGTGGAGATTTATGTAAGTGATGAAGGGCAAGGAATACCTAGTGAAGAGCTCCCATTAATTTGGGATCGACTTTATCGGGTGGATAAGTCAAGGTCACGTTCAACTGGTGGCAGCGGCTTAGGTTTAACAATTGCAAAAGAAATTGTTGAACAACATGGAGGTACGATTCGTGTGGAGAGCAAACTTGGTATAGGTACAACTTTTATTATCAGCTTGAAGGGGGTTAAGTAA
- a CDS encoding sensor histidine kinase has product MKKGNQMKLRTILITSNILSISIIIIFLVISYVNMSIPNDTIILLSIITVIAGVVSLVSHMVLTQPLLNGVKQLTRESKRIANGQFDVTVSQTGPKEFRELATDFNDMSKKLNESFIKLKKSEEFKRELIANISHDLKTPISSIQSFVEALQDDIIESKETRQTYLKTIRNETERLSLLITELLEFSKLEDDNIPFQPVQTHVDQVIIETLENFELKLHEKAINLHVQIDDSLPSIKMVSNEIKRVLTNLIDNAVRYSPENSMITVEVEKDEMKVTFKITDEGPGIEEQYLEDVFERFFRVEKSRNKKYGGAGLGLAISKEIIERHGGQIGVTVEDDSGCTFWFTLPI; this is encoded by the coding sequence TTGAAGAAAGGAAATCAAATGAAGCTTAGAACAATTTTAATTACGTCTAATATCCTTTCAATTTCTATAATTATTATCTTCCTTGTGATTAGTTACGTGAATATGTCAATTCCAAATGATACGATCATTCTTTTGTCAATTATTACAGTGATAGCTGGAGTTGTGTCTCTCGTTTCTCATATGGTACTGACACAGCCGCTGTTAAATGGTGTGAAACAGCTTACGAGAGAATCGAAGCGAATTGCAAACGGTCAGTTTGATGTGACGGTTTCACAAACTGGTCCGAAAGAATTTAGAGAACTGGCAACAGATTTTAATGACATGTCTAAAAAATTAAATGAATCATTTATTAAATTAAAAAAATCTGAGGAATTTAAGCGTGAGTTAATTGCTAATATCTCACATGATTTGAAAACACCAATCTCTTCAATTCAATCGTTTGTTGAAGCGCTTCAAGATGACATTATTGAAAGTAAGGAAACGCGACAAACTTATTTAAAAACGATTAGAAATGAAACAGAGAGACTATCTTTGTTAATTACAGAACTATTGGAATTTTCTAAACTAGAAGATGACAATATTCCATTTCAACCTGTTCAAACACATGTTGACCAAGTGATCATCGAGACACTTGAGAATTTTGAGTTGAAATTACATGAAAAAGCTATTAATTTACACGTTCAAATTGATGACTCGTTGCCATCAATTAAAATGGTATCAAATGAGATAAAACGAGTGCTTACCAATTTAATTGATAATGCAGTTCGGTATTCACCAGAAAACAGTATGATTACTGTCGAAGTTGAAAAGGATGAAATGAAAGTTACTTTTAAAATTACTGATGAAGGTCCTGGAATTGAGGAACAGTACCTTGAAGATGTTTTTGAGCGTTTTTTTCGTGTTGAAAAATCGCGTAATAAAAAATACGGTGGTGCTGGTTTGGGCTTAGCAATCTCTAAGGAAATAATTGAACGACATGGTGGGCAAATTGGAGTAACAGTTGAAGATGATTCAGGATGCACATTTTGGTTTACACTTCCAATATAA
- a CDS encoding nitroreductase family protein — protein sequence MSNEKNINQEYFDKVKEVKVSDEKPKELKDQNFFTIAEERRSVRHYDPNFKISKEEVQEILETAILAPSSSNLQPWRFLVIEEQELKEQLFPIANNQQQIVDASVVIAVLGDTKAFKNAEKIYGALVENGAMTEDIKNFYVNQINDHYGNLSKEGASQVAMIDGGIVSQQLMLAAKAKGYDTVPMGGFDPKQFVEKFNVPENHEPVMLISLGKGTKAGFEKTRLSLNEVTTWNKY from the coding sequence ATGTCAAACGAAAAAAATATTAATCAAGAGTATTTTGATAAAGTAAAAGAAGTAAAGGTTAGTGATGAAAAACCAAAAGAGCTTAAAGATCAAAATTTCTTTACTATTGCAGAAGAAAGACGTTCAGTTCGTCATTATGATCCAAACTTTAAGATTAGTAAAGAAGAAGTTCAAGAGATTTTGGAAACAGCTATTTTGGCTCCTTCATCATCTAATTTACAACCGTGGAGATTTCTTGTTATTGAAGAGCAAGAATTAAAAGAACAATTATTCCCAATCGCAAACAATCAACAACAAATTGTGGATGCTTCAGTTGTTATTGCTGTATTAGGTGATACGAAAGCATTTAAAAACGCTGAAAAAATTTATGGTGCTCTAGTAGAAAACGGTGCGATGACAGAAGATATTAAAAATTTCTATGTTAATCAAATTAATGATCACTATGGTAACCTTTCAAAAGAGGGTGCATCTCAAGTGGCAATGATAGATGGTGGTATCGTTTCTCAACAACTAATGCTTGCTGCTAAAGCAAAAGGGTATGATACTGTACCTATGGGTGGTTTTGATCCTAAACAATTCGTTGAGAAATTTAATGTGCCAGAAAATCATGAACCGGTAATGTTGATTTCTCTTGGTAAAGGTACGAAGGCTGGATTCGAGAAAACACGTTTATCACTTAATGAAGTGACAACTTGGAATAAATATTAA
- a CDS encoding RrF2 family transcriptional regulator, whose product MAEKVSNNKWFGYAVQALVVLAEYDGLCPSAKVAGKLESRSAFLRKILTYLVKAELVCAKEGRDGGYYLARPAEEITLRDVYEAMQFAEPFSSVLVDLNNKSCLYPSTYDALVELREEMEVWILHGLEQKTIAQFIPKE is encoded by the coding sequence ATGGCGGAAAAAGTATCAAACAATAAATGGTTCGGTTATGCAGTACAAGCTCTTGTAGTTTTGGCAGAGTATGATGGATTATGTCCAAGTGCAAAGGTAGCAGGAAAGCTTGAATCACGTTCGGCTTTTTTGAGAAAAATATTAACATATTTAGTAAAGGCTGAATTGGTTTGTGCGAAAGAAGGCCGTGACGGCGGATATTATTTAGCAAGACCAGCTGAAGAAATAACGTTACGTGATGTGTATGAAGCAATGCAGTTTGCTGAGCCTTTTTCAAGTGTATTAGTCGATTTAAATAATAAAAGTTGTTTGTATCCATCGACATATGATGCATTAGTAGAGTTAAGAGAAGAGATGGAAGTGTGGATATTACATGGGTTAGAACAAAAGACGATTGCACAATTTATACCAAAGGAATAG
- a CDS encoding response regulator transcription factor, producing MSYKILVAEDDENIIDVCVRYLEREDFQVITANDGHEAVTKWREQKPDLIILDIMMPHMDGLEAAEEIRFHDDVPIVFLTALGQEKDRLNGLSLGVDDYLTKPFSPRELVLRVKNILRRTYRSTLQNTKQVSFGEVTVDYNNRTVKKMGDVIEVTVKEFELLWFLVSNPSQVFSRSQLLEKIWGFDYSGDTNTVNVHIRRLREKVESEPSNPKWLKTVWGIGYKFEERKSNEA from the coding sequence TTGTCTTACAAAATATTAGTAGCAGAAGATGACGAGAATATTATTGACGTTTGTGTACGGTACTTAGAAAGGGAAGATTTTCAAGTCATTACAGCAAATGATGGACATGAAGCTGTAACAAAGTGGCGTGAGCAAAAGCCTGATTTAATCATTTTAGATATTATGATGCCTCACATGGATGGCTTAGAAGCTGCTGAGGAAATTCGTTTTCATGACGATGTTCCAATTGTATTTCTAACAGCACTAGGACAAGAGAAAGACCGATTGAACGGGCTTTCTCTTGGTGTTGATGATTATTTAACAAAACCATTTAGTCCGAGAGAGCTTGTATTGAGGGTTAAAAATATTTTAAGAAGAACGTATCGATCCACTTTGCAAAATACGAAACAGGTTTCGTTTGGTGAAGTTACAGTTGACTATAATAATCGAACTGTTAAGAAAATGGGCGATGTTATTGAGGTGACTGTGAAAGAATTTGAATTATTGTGGTTTTTAGTATCAAACCCCTCACAAGTTTTTTCCCGATCGCAATTGTTAGAAAAAATATGGGGTTTTGATTATTCAGGTGATACGAATACGGTCAATGTCCACATTCGTAGATTGCGTGAGAAAGTCGAAAGTGAGCCTTCAAATCCGAAGTGGTTAAAAACAGTTTGGGGAATCGGCTATAAATTTGAAGAAAGGAAATCAAATGAAGCTTAG
- a CDS encoding response regulator transcription factor produces the protein MKILIVDDEKRMRDLVTLYLEPHHYTCISFASGEEVLQYLEKGDADLLILDIMMPGMNGNEVAREVRLFSNIPIIMLTAKDTSQDMVTSLKNGADDYITKPFDEDVLLARIEALLRRTNNVEKLEIKGLCWDEKHHILTYHQDEINVTPKEFAMLGLLMKNPKVVFEREKLLDRIWGYDAETDGRTIDSHIRNLREKCRKSGFPIDDHLKTVWGIGYKWIL, from the coding sequence TTGAAGATATTAATTGTTGACGATGAGAAAAGAATGCGAGATTTAGTAACTCTTTATCTAGAGCCACATCATTATACATGTATTTCCTTTGCCAGTGGTGAAGAAGTTCTTCAATATTTGGAGAAGGGTGATGCGGATTTATTGATTCTTGATATTATGATGCCAGGAATGAATGGTAATGAGGTAGCACGTGAAGTGAGACTCTTTTCAAACATCCCAATTATTATGCTAACAGCAAAGGACACGAGTCAGGATATGGTAACAAGCTTGAAAAATGGTGCGGATGACTACATTACAAAACCTTTTGATGAGGACGTGTTATTAGCGAGAATAGAGGCACTATTAAGGCGTACGAATAATGTTGAGAAGCTTGAAATTAAAGGACTTTGTTGGGATGAAAAACATCATATACTTACTTACCATCAAGATGAGATTAATGTTACCCCGAAAGAATTTGCGATGCTCGGTCTGCTAATGAAGAACCCAAAAGTAGTATTTGAGAGGGAAAAGCTACTTGATCGAATTTGGGGATATGATGCAGAAACAGATGGACGAACAATTGATTCACATATCCGTAATTTACGAGAAAAATGTCGTAAATCTGGGTTTCCAATAGATGATCATTTAAAAACAGTATGGGGAATTGGATATAAATGGATTTTGTAA
- a CDS encoding NUDIX hydrolase: MVEIFGDKSIGDTYQVRKGVYAVIFNSDKHKIMTVRNGTGFHFLPGGGIESGESHLQCIKREMLEETGYNCHIGEYVCNALRFFISTKNEPLLSDGYFYLASLCGRIQEPLEDDHYIEWINIESSKQLLFHEHHYCAVIKALNI, translated from the coding sequence ATGGTTGAAATTTTTGGGGATAAATCAATTGGAGATACATATCAAGTTCGAAAAGGTGTTTATGCTGTAATATTTAATTCAGATAAACATAAGATTATGACTGTCCGCAATGGAACAGGTTTTCACTTCTTACCTGGTGGTGGTATAGAAAGCGGTGAGAGTCATTTGCAATGCATTAAAAGAGAAATGTTAGAAGAGACCGGTTATAACTGCCATATAGGCGAATATGTCTGTAATGCCCTGAGGTTCTTTATTTCAACTAAAAATGAACCACTGCTTAGTGATGGTTATTTTTACTTAGCTTCTTTATGTGGAAGAATACAAGAGCCCCTTGAAGATGACCATTACATAGAATGGATTAATATTGAGAGTTCGAAGCAATTACTCTTTCACGAACATCATTATTGTGCTGTTATAAAAGCATTAAATATATGA
- the pth gene encoding aminoacyl-tRNA hydrolase: MKLIVGLGNPGPKFKGTRHNTGFEVIDEIAQRHNAKLDQFKYNSQYSVIHVNEQKIMLLKPLTYMNLSGESIKPMMDYFHVNKENLIVIHNDLDLPLGKIRLRQKGSAGGHNGMKSTIAQLGTQQFNRIRVGIDRPPFGMSVSDYVLGEFSKEERMELSDVIDTCANACEDWFSKSFIEVMNLYN; this comes from the coding sequence ATGAAATTAATTGTAGGTTTAGGTAATCCAGGCCCAAAGTTCAAAGGTACAAGACATAATACAGGTTTTGAAGTCATTGATGAGATAGCTCAACGTCATAATGCAAAGCTCGATCAATTCAAATATAATAGTCAATATTCTGTTATTCATGTTAATGAACAGAAAATAATGCTTCTAAAGCCTTTAACGTATATGAATTTATCTGGTGAAAGTATAAAACCGATGATGGACTATTTTCATGTTAATAAGGAAAATTTAATTGTGATTCATAATGATCTAGATTTACCACTTGGTAAAATCCGTCTTCGTCAAAAAGGGAGTGCTGGAGGTCATAATGGAATGAAATCGACGATTGCCCAACTTGGTACACAGCAATTTAATCGAATTCGAGTAGGTATTGATCGTCCACCTTTTGGGATGAGTGTGTCAGATTATGTATTGGGAGAATTTTCTAAAGAGGAAAGAATGGAATTAAGTGATGTTATAGATACATGTGCAAATGCTTGTGAAGATTGGTTTAGTAAATCTTTTATTGAAGTAATGAACTTGTACAATTAA
- a CDS encoding zinc ribbon domain-containing protein YjdM, with protein MMDLPNCPKCNSVYTYEDGSLIICPECAYEWNNDMESQLDEDKQVIKDSNGNVLNDGDTVTVIKDLKVKGSSSVIKIGTKVKNIRLVDGDHDIDCKINGFGAMKLKSKFVKKV; from the coding sequence ATAATGGATTTACCAAATTGTCCTAAATGTAATTCGGTGTATACATATGAAGATGGGAGTCTTATCATTTGCCCAGAGTGTGCTTATGAATGGAATAATGATATGGAATCTCAATTAGATGAAGATAAACAAGTTATTAAAGATTCAAATGGAAACGTCTTAAATGATGGAGATACTGTAACAGTAATTAAAGATCTTAAGGTTAAAGGGAGTTCATCAGTGATAAAAATCGGTACAAAGGTTAAAAATATTCGATTAGTTGATGGAGACCACGATATTGATTGTAAAATTAATGGTTTTGGAGCCATGAAATTAAAGTCAAAATTCGTTAAAAAAGTATAA
- a CDS encoding cation diffusion facilitator family transporter yields the protein MGHHHHHHASTGNIKVAFLLNFSFTIIEFIGGLLTNSMAIMSDALHDLGDSLSLGLSWYFQNLSKKEGNNTFSFGYRRFSLLAALINSIILLLGSMFILKEAIPRIWSPEETNATGMALLAVLGILVNGAAVFKLKSGHSMNERVVTLHLLEDVLGWVAVLIVSIMLYFTDWYFLDPLLSVMISVYILTNVFRNLKQTMMIFLEAVPSEVSLPKIKKRIEQIQGVISTHHTHFWSMDGEHHALSTHVVVDNKASKEEIIKIKDQIRQLQGDFHLSHLTIDVEYEDENCEFRT from the coding sequence ATGGGACATCATCATCACCACCATGCTTCAACAGGGAATATAAAAGTTGCATTTTTATTGAATTTTTCCTTTACAATTATTGAATTCATAGGTGGATTACTTACAAATAGTATGGCAATTATGTCCGATGCACTACACGATCTCGGTGATTCATTATCGCTTGGATTATCATGGTATTTTCAAAACTTATCAAAAAAAGAAGGGAATAATACATTCTCGTTTGGGTATCGACGTTTTTCTTTATTAGCTGCGCTTATTAATAGTATTATTTTATTGTTAGGTTCAATGTTTATTTTGAAAGAGGCAATTCCTAGAATTTGGAGTCCAGAAGAAACGAATGCAACTGGTATGGCTTTGCTTGCTGTACTCGGTATTCTTGTCAATGGAGCAGCTGTATTTAAGCTAAAAAGTGGTCATTCTATGAATGAAAGGGTAGTTACTTTACATTTACTTGAAGATGTACTCGGTTGGGTTGCTGTTCTTATAGTCAGTATAATGTTATATTTTACAGACTGGTATTTTCTTGATCCACTACTTTCAGTCATGATATCAGTGTACATTTTAACAAATGTATTTAGAAATTTGAAGCAAACGATGATGATCTTTTTAGAAGCTGTTCCATCTGAAGTTAGTTTACCAAAAATAAAAAAACGAATTGAACAAATTCAAGGTGTAATATCAACCCATCACACACATTTTTGGTCGATGGATGGTGAGCATCATGCACTTTCAACACATGTAGTAGTAGATAATAAAGCTTCAAAAGAAGAAATAATAAAAATTAAGGATCAAATTCGTCAGTTACAAGGAGATTTCCATTTAAGTCATTTAACAATTGATGTTGAGTATGAAGATGAAAATTGTGAATTTAGAACCTGA
- a CDS encoding F510_1955 family glycosylhydrolase, which yields MKKVWIGTGLLALSVIVSGCAQENTESNQEQNMTEQKETDQPKVSDEANKEDVKMTGSIANDNFFTDYKGVLEHIHGMGYAGNQNALFIASHDGLKVYENGNWFKTKENNFDYMGFTPVAEGFYTSGHPSEGSDYPNPLGLKRSFDNGQTLEDLGFEGESDFHALAVGYESKVIYLLNSGENSKLGSGLYVSKDDGGTWEEIKVDDIGYEIFAIAAHPTNENIFALSGKNGVFLSTDGGATFEDMKQGRQGTAVFFTDEFLYYGTHSGDQATLTKHSLTDGSETNVNVPELVNDAVMYMAQNPKNDNELSLVTFNGNVHFSQDSGQSWKEIVSAGEIK from the coding sequence ATGAAAAAAGTTTGGATTGGTACAGGGTTATTGGCATTATCAGTAATCGTATCTGGATGTGCACAGGAAAATACAGAATCAAATCAAGAACAAAATATGACTGAACAAAAAGAAACTGATCAACCGAAGGTCAGTGATGAAGCGAATAAAGAAGATGTGAAAATGACAGGTTCAATAGCAAACGATAATTTCTTTACAGATTATAAAGGTGTTCTAGAACATATTCATGGGATGGGTTATGCTGGAAACCAAAATGCGCTTTTTATTGCTTCACATGACGGTTTAAAAGTGTACGAAAATGGAAACTGGTTCAAAACGAAGGAGAATAATTTTGATTACATGGGATTCACTCCAGTTGCTGAAGGATTTTATACAAGTGGGCACCCTTCCGAAGGTTCAGATTATCCAAATCCTCTTGGGTTAAAACGAAGCTTTGATAACGGACAAACACTAGAAGATTTAGGATTTGAAGGTGAAAGTGATTTTCATGCTCTTGCTGTAGGTTATGAAAGTAAAGTAATTTATTTGTTGAATAGTGGGGAAAATTCAAAGTTAGGTTCTGGTTTATATGTATCTAAAGATGATGGAGGTACATGGGAAGAGATAAAGGTTGATGATATTGGTTATGAAATATTTGCAATTGCAGCTCATCCAACGAATGAAAATATTTTTGCATTATCAGGTAAAAATGGTGTGTTCCTTTCCACTGATGGTGGTGCGACATTTGAAGACATGAAACAAGGAAGACAAGGAACAGCAGTATTTTTTACAGATGAATTTTTATACTATGGAACACATAGTGGTGATCAAGCTACTTTAACAAAGCATAGTTTAACAGATGGAAGCGAAACAAATGTAAATGTACCTGAACTAGTTAATGATGCTGTAATGTATATGGCACAAAATCCGAAAAACGATAATGAACTATCATTAGTTACTTTTAATGGTAATGTTCATTTCTCTCAAGATAGTGGACAGTCATGGAAAGAAATTGTAAGTGCTGGTGAAATTAAATAA